Proteins from one Bos taurus isolate L1 Dominette 01449 registration number 42190680 breed Hereford chromosome 7, ARS-UCD2.0, whole genome shotgun sequence genomic window:
- the ANCV1R gene encoding ancient vomeronasal 1 receptor: protein MKSSVDVLEIITCILLILVSFIGNLCLFYSTRKCMTGRLETSFLLIFSLIFVHLIKNLVVNVMKIVYSSGCMLDSAGCKVLRFTAALTTSLAIWFMLHFALLYHQKLYQTVRPLSEPPNPDHQKHSLKVVSALWMTGVAVYLPVLLYTRKSEYLNAGNDTDPLSTNRIHRDCLTDFGNKQVEFYYEEVFLVLIDILPLATLVFVCFWMSFLLSERKKMTYGDIWIGDDDSEIEILRGAKFSILLMWLITPLWISHFILVYFLKGLAACVFFPAVLTALSSGFSALSPFLLMLVNYRMKLVSFCDAKEKKRTPPPANVILSPYA from the coding sequence ATGAAGTCCTCTGTGGATGTGCTTGAAATCATCACTTGCATCCTGCTAATCCTTGTGAGCTTTATCGGAAAcctgtgtttattttattctacAAGGAAGTGTATGACTGGACGTCTAGAGACATCCTTTcttctgattttcagtcttatatTTGTCCACCTCATTAAGAACCTGGTGGTGAATGTCATGAAAATTGTTTATTCTTCTGGTTGCATGTTGGATTCAGCTGGCTGCAAAGTTCTGCGCTTCACGGCAGCTCTGACGACATCCCTGGCCATCTGGTTCATGTTACACTTTGCATTGCTCTACCACCAGAAGCTGTACCAGACTGTCCGCCCCTTGAGTGAGCCTCCAAACCCGGACCATCAGAAGCATTCCTTAAAGGTGGTTTCTGCACTTTGGATGACAGGCGTGGCAGTATACCTCCCAGTTTTACTCTATACTAGGAAATCAGAATACCTGAATGCAGGAAATGATACAGACCCCTTGTCAACAAACAGGATTCACAGGGATTGCCTAACTGACTTTGGAAACAAGCAAGTAGAGTTTTACTATGAGGAAGTGTTTTTGGTTCTGATTGATATTCTTCCTTTAGCCACCTTAGTCTTTGTCTGTTTCTGGATGTCTTTTCTGctttcagagagaaagaagatgaCATATGGTGACATCTGGATTGGAGACGATGATTCAGAAATTGAAATCCTTAGAGGGGCCAAGTTTAGTATTTTATTAATGTGGCTGATCACTCCACTTTGGATTTCTCATTTTATCTTAGTCTATTTCTTGAAAGGCTTGGCAGCCTGTGTCTTTTTTCCAGCTGTTCTCACAGCCCTCTCTTCAGGCTTCTCTGCACTCAGTCCTTTCCTGCTTATGCTGGTGAATTACAGAATGAAGTTGGTGTCCTTCTGTGATGCCAAAGAGAAAAAACGCACACCACCTCCTGCAAATGTTATTCTCTCTCCATATGCTTAA